The sequence CTGATACAtacaatcataaaattaagagCATAGATATTGCGACAGGGCACTGTAAGACATTGTTTGGCGATGGCAAACCTAATCGAACGTTCACtgtaagttttataatatttttttaagaaataatttaaaaaataccttacaaattgttaaaatgttaGTTCAATGAACCGAGTGGCCTTGCTGTCAGTCCAGATGGTAACATTCTTTACATAGCAGATACCAATAATCACGTTCTTAAGATTATTGATCTAAAAAACGAGAAAGTTTCAACCGTAAGTATATTTCTGGTTTTAAAtcgcttttaaaatataacttatcACTCGAGAGATTTGCATAAAGTACTAGCgtaaattttcttaactttatttttcagaTGACTGTCACATTCAGACGTGATTCAAATagaaatattgataatgtGTTTGCTTTTGACACAGCAGTGAATACACGTGGCGGTGAACTAAATGCTTCATTTAATATCGTATTCACAAAcgatttgaaattaaatgcaGACGCACCGCAAGAATGGCAGGTGTCTTTACCCGCAAATACGTGGACGGCGAAATCTTTGACGGGTAGACTTTCGACTCCCATATCGGTGAAACTTcccgaagaagaagaagaacgcAATCAATTGCGCGTCACATTAAACATAATGGCTTGCACAGCGGACACGTGCGTACCACTAAAGTTGTCTGTATTGTTCAATGTACAACGAAGAACAGATGCGCCAACAGTTGTTACTGAGGAGAAAGAACTCGTTATTGGCTAAGAAATGCGTTTTTACGCTTTCGATATATGTCGAAAAGTGTAAACGTGTACGTTGCATAATacttttaagatattaaatttggaaatatgtatttatatatatataatataaatatgtttacaagtaatagttgtattactacatatattttatgaaattttatatatagctcTTACCTATTGCATCAATTTCTTGCTACAGTTTCTTATATTttcctataatttttaatcgttCTCTTAAGCGTAATTGTTCTTTATGCATCATGTCGATAGAGGCGAATGTCTCGTAAATTTTGTCAACCTTAATACAATTAGAACAAAACtcgattgtaatattttattaactaatattataattaaattattttattttaaaatttcaaagtatttgcatttttttaccTCTGCCACCAATTTTCCGCTTCGTTGGTTGGCGGTAACGTTGCAAAGTCCGCCGCTCCCGAGTGCCAATATTCGAGCAACCATTCACGATGACCAGTCGGCTCTGACCAACTTTTTCggcaattttgttttatccaAGCTATTTCTTCCGTTGTTGGAATCTTCAATATcttgtaatgtaaatttaaatgtgtatatatattgttacctttatattatttatcttattataataaatatatgtatcgtatataattttatcgagaggtatttttacttttttacaattatgataCGATGTTATGCAATTTTTGTCTGGGTCAAATATCCCAGCGCCGGTATCGTAGCAGAATGGCGGAATAATCTTAGTAGGCTGATCGTTAGTTTTCAGCACTTCTCCGGCTGGTCTCAGTCCGTtcactatgcaattatagaatctgaaatatttttacaatgaaTACGCGGGATAAATTTTGAGGCGTTTGTTTAAGAGTCGGCTAACCGCCTGTCGGGAAATACGCAATAATCCCATCCGCTTTCTCGATATGATAAACCATCCGCGAACGTATAGCGCATTTGTACTATTTCTCCGCGAAACCAGGTACAATCCATTCTTTGTCCACGTGGCCAATATATGCTTCCGTGACCGTGAAACGTACCGTCTCGAAATTTTCCCTCTACTACGAGTTCTAACGAAACAAGAACAGAATTAATTAGCGCCGATTAACAACGCGACCTTCTAATTCCGTGTTGCGCTTGAGAAACGCTTGGAagacgatttaaaaaaatagtcgaAATTGTCTAACTGCATGGCGTGATGTATCTGCCGACGCCTGCCTTGTCGATTGCATCCCACATTCCTTCGTATCTACTTCCGGTGATAAATTGGATCTCCCGCAacatttctatttcttctgCCTTTTTGCCGTCATCTTCCATCGTCATGCTTGACGTGATGCGTCACGCTCCTATATATCTGTAGCTAAGATCGACTTTGATTCAGTTTAATCTTGTCGATCAAGTTAATTGGGGTTTGATTAGAATAATTATGAGCTCCGATCAATTTAATCGATAATTAACTTATCAAGTAATACCTGTTATTTTGTTAAGTAGTACATAGTGGATAGAATTATTAACTTCTTGTCGTTTGACGTACAGAAAAAGGATCAAATTAGGGGCAGCAAGTCGCGCAGTCggaaattttctttcaagCATTATAATTCTGTTGGTTGAATTAATCGCGCGATTAAAGTTAATCGGAGCTCGCGATCATTGTAAGTGCCGCAAGGAAGTCGGATTTTCTCCTTTTTATCGCACCTCGCGCCGCTCCATCATTATCGCGGGGTCCGCGAGGATTCGCACGGCCGAGACGAATGTGGGGAAGGAGGATCCGAGCGCGCCTGAATGTCTCTCCTCCCCGAGAGAGCGTCCGAACCGGGACTCGGTTTATCCTTACAGGATGGCCTCGTTGCCTGGTATTCCGGATGATCTCGACCGACTCGTAGCCGCCTCGGGGACGTGCACGCGAACGGCGTGCAAACGGCCTGCCGGGGACACGCGTGTGTCGAATTCGCGAACGGCGATAGAACCTCGTCCTTTCCGCTCTTTCTTCGTTTTTCCCCCCCTCTTTGTATCCCGCGCGCGTAACTAAATCAGATTTTGGAGGCGACGCCTGACGCCGACGCGGACGCCTGTCGTGTACGTATTCGTAACACGACCGGACACAAAGGAGGCGAGGAGAGGACCGTTATGTCTCTCGCGTATATTTCGCCGAGGGAaaaagggggagagggggagagaaagaaagagagagagagagagagagagaaaccaCGGTGTCTCTATATCGTGCCGCGCATATACTACTGTTATGTGTCGAAAAGTGGTACATTCCGGTATACACGTACATTGAGGAATATTCTCTTTGAGTTTTCACGCGCTCGACGCCggcggccgccgccgccgtcgcgccGGCCGGTCGGGGGTATCGCGTGAGACACGCGTCGAAGTTTACGCGTGGCGAGACACCCATCTGTCCGTCCAGGATTCGTCCCCTCGACATTCGCGACTCGGCCGCCCGGCTGCGAAACGCGGTCGAGGAGATGCCGTGCGCGACGTCGCGACCGAGAAGCGGAGTCGGCGTTAGACGATGGACCTGGAGCGTCTGCATGAACCCTGCATGAACCCTGCATGATAGATATCTACACGCATGTGTGAGACTCTAAAGGCTCGTTACATCTGTCTCGTGAGTGGATCGGAGCAAAATACCATGGCCTTTCCGATTCCTCAACGCGTTAGCGTTAAGAATCGCCCGACCCGTATCGCTTTTACAAGTCGATTAATGATTCCCCTGTTACGATTATTCGCCGCCTTATTCGGAGAAAAAGACTGTGGCGTTGCGCCAGCCGTGTCAGGACGATGCTCCCTTCGGAGCAATGATTCCAGGCTACGTAATCTGGAATGTCGTGTTAGCTCAGCCGAGCGTGACACCTCTTTGCCGGGGAATCTCTCACGCACCTGAGAATTTCTCATAGGTGCACCGGCAAACTTTGcgcttctttcttctttctccttctctccttctctttctccctgtcTCCGTCCGATCGTTATCGCGTTCGCGTAGTACGCGTATCCGAAGGGAGAAGATGCGTTCCTCGATGTAGAGAGGACTGCAGCTTTCGGGTCTCGTTCGGGGAATGAGGGAAATAAAATTTCGGGACGCGAGTCGCCGCGGTCCACGACGCGGGATGAAAATAGGTCGGGTTTGCGGAGAGTCGTAAGTCGTTATCGGCGCTCGTTCTCGCGTTCCCCTTTTCCGCGTGTCGCTTCTCCCGGGATTCCCCTCGCTCTCCCGCCCCGTCGTCCGACGTCAAATTTGTCGATAGGTAAACCGTTGGATAAACCTTAATCCGGCGCGGCCTGGCGCGGTACCGTTGCCTTGGTAAACAGTGGGTTACGGATGGACAGTCGTGCAAGTGGGACGACTGTTTATTAACCCGCGCGTGTTCGACGTTCACAGAAAActcgggggggaggggagggggggggacaGACGTAGAGTAGCGTCCGCGCGAGGAAACGCGAGAGAACAGGTTtctcgcgagcgagcgagcccGTCCGTCTCGCCGATGCGCACGGGCGCGATCGTTGCTGTCAAAACCTAAATCTATCGTTTCTCGCGAGCGGCCGCGATGGCGAACGGGAAAGTCAGTCTCCCGTCCTCGTTAAAGTTTCATCGGAAGGAGGAAGGCGCGTCTCGATTTCGGGACTGACGCTCGAAATTTATTCCGGCGAGCC is a genomic window of Monomorium pharaonis isolate MP-MQ-018 chromosome 7, ASM1337386v2, whole genome shotgun sequence containing:
- the LOC105836412 gene encoding MORN repeat-containing protein 5-like, whose translation is MTMEDDGKKAEEIEMLREIQFITGSRYEGMWDAIDKAGVGRYITPCKLVVEGKFRDGTFHGHGSIYWPRGQRMDCTWFRGEIVQMRYTFADGLSYRESGWDYCVFPDRRFYNCIVNGLRPAGEVLKTNDQPTKIIPPFCYDTGAGIFDPDKNCITSYHNCKKILKIPTTEEIAWIKQNCRKSWSEPTGHREWLLEYWHSGAADFATLPPTNEAENWWQR